DNA from Ananas comosus cultivar F153 linkage group 12, ASM154086v1, whole genome shotgun sequence:
AGTGCCTCCAGGTGGAAATCCAACGGATTGACCAGTTGGAGGAACGGAATATCCTGACGCAAGATTTACGGGACAAACGGGTAGACCTCGTATCTCAACTCCAGATAATACTTAAGGAGGAGGAAATTCTATGGAAAACGAGAGCGAAACAGCATTGGCTTAAAGAAGGGGACAACAACACAAAATTCTTTCATGCGGTGGCGAATGGACGGAAGCGAAGCAACACAATAGAGTGTATTGAAGATGACACGGGTAGACATATCTCCAATGACGTTCAAATGAGGGCCCATTTCTTTCAGTCCTTCAAACGACTGTTTGGACAGGAAGACGATGGCCCTACTTCAATAGGAGATTGGGGTGACTTGTATAGTGAGGACACCCTAGATAACCCGGGAGCCCTTACTACTCCTTTTACAATGGAAGAGGTGAAGAAGGCAACCTTTCAATTGGGCGGTGAGAAGGCACCTGGACCGGACGGTTTTCCTCTTATTTTCTTCCAACACTTCTGGGAGACAGTTAAGGAGAACATTTTTAATATCTTCTTGGATCTGCAAAATAACGCGTTGCTTACGACCTCGACAGATTATGCTTACGTTTGCCTCATCCCGAAAAAGGAAGGAGCGAGTAAAGTCAAACACTTCCGACCGATAAGCCTCATAAATGGAATTCAGAAGATCATATCGAAAGTGCTGGCGAATAGACTTGCGGCCATTTTACCGTCGATTATATCTCCGGCCCAGTCGGCCTTTTTGAAGGGTCGTTTACTAGCTGACTCCTTCGTTACTGCAAGTGAACTCCTTAATTGGTCTGCTAAAGCCGGTAAGGAGTGTGTCAGCATTAAAGTCGATTTCGAGAAAGCCTACGACAACGTGAGATGGAACTTCCTGCATGTTATAATGAGGTGGCTTGGGTTCAGCGAGATTTGGTGGTCATGGATCGAACAATGTATCTGCAACGCCAAAATCGCTGTATTGGTAAACGGAACGCCGACAAAGTGGTTCAAAACTAGGAAGGGGCTGAGACAGGGAGACCCGCTTTCCCCTTACCTTTTCATCCTGGTGGCTGATTGTCTTGCTAGGATCACGGAAGCAGCTAGGAAGAATAACCTGATTCGTGGAATCGGGCCTTCGGCTAATTGCCAGACAGTACTCCTTCAGTACGCAGATGATACTTTATTTTTCTCGGAGCCAAAGAAGGGTGCAATGCGGAATCTGCTGTTCATCTGGAAGATTTTTGAATGGGCCTCAGGTCTCAAGATAAATACGAATAAGACGGAACTAGTTTACCTGGGACCCAACGTTAGTAGAGCTAGTAGACTCGCCGAAATTTTGGGATGTACAGTAGGCAAGCTACCATTTCGGTACTTGGGGCTGCCTCTTCACACCAGAACCCTTCGGAAGGAAGATTGGGTCCCGATTATCAATCGTATTCAGGCACGCATAGAGGGTTGGAAGGCAAAACTCCTCTCTCACGGGGGTAGACTGATCCTGGTCAACTCAGTACTTTCGAACCTACCGCTTTTCTACTTCAGTATATTCAAAGCGCCGCAATGGGTGCTGAACCGTATAGAAGGTTTGAGAAGAGCATTTTTCTGGAAAGGTAGCTCGAAAATTACGGGAGGCTCATGTCTGGTGAGTTGGAAACTAATTTgtagaagcaaaaaagaagggGGGCTAGGAGTCAAAGACATGGAAGCAGCGAATACGGCTCTactaaccaaatggtggtggcgcttcttCAAAGAGCCGAATCAGCTATGGGGGAGGTTGATTAAATCTTTATATTATACCAGAAGAAGGCCGTTATATGAGGGAAGAGCCTTCCGACCCCACTCCCAGTGGTGGAGAAGTGTGGTGAGATGTCGAGAAGTGTTCAGATGTGGTGTTTCGTACGTGCTCGGCAACGGGAAAAATATTAGGCTGTGGTCTGATATTTGGATTGAAGAAACCCCTCTCAGTACTAGATTTCCAGGTATTCATTCCAGCGTTGCCAACAAGGAGGCCACAGTTTCAAAATGCTGGAATGATAAAGGGTGGAGATGGCGTTTTATAACCAGAGCCCTTATTGCGAATACTGACAGCGACGCCCGCCGGCAGAGGACTTTGCTCAAAAATCTGATTGCTCAGTATAGTCCATCGGATGCACCAGATACAATTAAGTGGAGATGGACTTCGAATCAAATCTTTACGGTCAAATCGCTTTACGAGTTCATCACTGATGCAGGGCTGAGAGACTCCGTCTACGTTCATCTCTGGAGGCTCAGAATTccggtcaaaatcaaaattttcatttggatACTTCTCCGCGAGAGATTGCTTACCGCAGACAGAATTATCCGAAGAGGGGGCCATGTCGATCCATACTGCATTTTTTGCGCTATGTTAGCAGAAACCAGTGATCACCTTTTTCGGGAGTGTGTATTCGTCAGATACCTTCTACTTTGTACGGGAGTTGCAGACATAAGCGGATCGGAAGTAGGGGGTGCCAGGAGGATTTGGGCTGAATTAGGTAACATACACAATGCCGAGTTGAGAGCAAAAAGTCTAACCGGAttggcggcaatctggtgggtggTTTGGACAGAGCGAAACAACAGGATCTTCTGCGAGGGGAGTCTTAATGCTATCCGGGTTCTTGAACGAGTCACTTCTTTGATCACAGATTGGATTGAGGCCAGGTAACCAGTTTCTTCGGACTGAGGAGTTTCTCCCTCTCGTATCTTATTTGAATGGGTTGCTATAGGGCCCTTTTGTATCTTAGTTGTAAGGGTAGCTATAAGGTAGtctagtttttcttttctgtttttgtaATCGTTGGTTTCGCCTCGGAGGCCCTGGCTGCCTCCAATATGTAAGCCtaattcattttgcttaatgaatgaagcaggtagcaagctacctatttctcaaaaaaaaaaaaaaaacatatttggaGTTTATGTCACGCTTCAAACGTGTACGGTTAATGTTTGTCTATATTGTGTAgaactatttacctatctagcctctttacaaaaaaatatttcctatctagccttcttttgaaaaatattccgcatctagcctcattttcaaagattaaagaaaaaaagagaaattaatacctttaatatatattaaagggtTAAGTGgaggaaattatttttttctctctccttccccGAGATCCCTTCTCACTCCCTaatttttgtgtataatttatctcatatcaatttatttcaaaatagaaaattttcacaTGGCGCATCAAccaattctaatctttttatattttgatgaaaATATTATGCATGGTTCGAAAGGAGTTGATTATAATGATCTTGATCCAAAAACTATTTGGATTTCTCGTATTTTAGGTTTTAATACattaaaacatgaaatttatagGCCGAATgggattaaaattattttgatataaaaattaataggagatgagagagaaaaagataatctccttcacttaaccccttaatatatattaaaaaaatttttttttttttctctaatctttgaaaatgaggctagatggagaatatttttcaaaaggaggctagataggaaatatttttttataaagaggTTAGATAGGTAAATAGTTTTATTGTGTATATattagaaaaaggaaaaaaaaaaagaagaaagaaaccaATTACATTTTGAAGTACATTTTGCACCGTTGCAAAGTCAGCAGAGGACAAGCGTAATCTAGCTTCTAACTATCGTCAACAAGCGGTCGACAGATATTGGGCACCACGAATCTCCAAACAATCCAACGGCTCCCAACCCATCAAATGGCAGAGCTCATTGTACGAACTACGCCACATGCGGACCCGTGCAATCGACCGTCCAATCACTCATTCTTCAATCTCCACCGCATATTCCCCCTCCGCATGCGGACGCCGTCCGTACAAAACTCGTGTCTCCCCGTCAAAGCCAGGGCCTCTGTCCCTAAAAACAAATCCATTGAAGGGAACCCGAACGCTGGTGAGGCTTCTAAAATAGATCGAGGATCCAATTCTCGGATtcttttctagggttttcaCCGATCTAAATACgagcaaaaaattgcaaatttctagggtttccggCTCCTCGAGGTAATCCCCTCCCTTTCCCCAAATTTCCTGTGATTTACTCGCCTAATTTATCCACTAATTTGATCTCCGAAGCTATTTTTTTCGTCGAATTGCTTCAATCTCTTCGACCCACTTCGAAAATCCGATTTTTTTTGCTCACGAGCTTCCAATTTTTCTGGATCTCTGCTACGTTCGCCGGTTTTTTCTGGTTTTTAGTTTGCTAGGGTTTGGTTGGTTTTTGTATGTTTCGTCGAATATATTCCTTAGCtcttttctagggtttcacTGTATGTGTAAATCCTCACTTTTGTGCCTTAGGAACTTTTTCTAGGTTTGttcttcgttttttcttttatctcttATTTTGTAGTTTCATTGAGAAAttttctctctgttttttttcttttttttcctgatgattttaaactattttatatggtcactttgttcttttcatttctacAGTTAATCATAATTTCTTTACTATTGTTGTTACTGCTTCCTctttgtatgtatatatttttcacgcttagatattaattatatgTTCAAATTACGTTTTTTATAGTTGCTGAGAACTATATAGTGATCTTTTTGTTCTACAGGTACTTTGGTTTGCTATGGGGAGGCACCCGAAGAACCCGCAAGGTTCAAACCAGGATGCTTTGGATGTAAAGCCCTTAAGAACTCTGGCTCCATTTTTCCCCGCCCATTTGGTGTTCGACAACTTTAACCAATCAAGCAATCCACCACTAGTTTGCATAACCCCCTTTGGTCCCTCTTCGGGCGATTTTGGATCTCCAATTCCTTCTAACTTTTCCCCGCCCGTTCCGTCTTTTGCCGCTGCACAACCTCAAGTGACTCCGGTGAAAAGACCAAGAGGACGGCCTCCGAAAATTGCTAGTAATGGATCTAACGGCCCCATCAAAGCCACGCCAATCTCTGCGTTTCACACCCCGCCGAGCTTCACTGAAATGGACGAGGAGGATGAGTCCATTTTCGTTACGGAGACCTCTTCTAGAGGCCGGAAAATCAAAAGGCCGTCCCGCCTAGGGAGCAGCTCTGCGGAGCGCTCCGATTCGGCAAAAGTCAAGAAGGTCAAGCCTCTTAAGCCAGTAAGGAAGGTACCGGAAAATGAGATAGCGGCCCTCAGGGTTTCGTATAATGACCCTAGGGAGAATGTGGAGGCGATCATGATGATTTTTGATGCACTGAGGCGGCGGCTTCTGCAGTTGGACGAGTCGTCGAACCTGAACGGGCGCCAGGATTTAAAGGCCGGGGCAATCATGTTGGCTAACGATCTCAAGGCTAATGCAGGGAAGAGGATTGGCCCAGTACCTGGCGTTGAAGTAGGggatattttctattttaggatGGAGATGTGCATCATTGGTTTACACGCCCCTAGCATGGCAGGTATTGACTACATGACCGCCAAATTCGATAATCAAGATGATCCCGTGGCAATATGTATTGTTTCCTCCGGCGGTTACGAGAATGAGGAAGACGATGTCGATTTCTTGATTTACACTGGTCAAGGAGGTAGCACCAAGAACGAGGACCAAAAGCTTGAAAGGGGAAATCTTGCTTTGGAAAGAAGCTTGTACCGAAAGAACCAAATTAGGGTTGTGCGGAGCGCGAAAGACCCCAACTGCCAAACCGGGAAAATCTATTACTATGATGGGCTCTACAAGATTCAGAACTCGTGGAAGGAGAAAGCGAAGTCTGGTATCAATGTTTTCAAGTACAAATTGCTGAGAGAGCCAGGGCAACCCGAGGGTCTTGCGGTTTGGAAGATGACTCAAAAATGGAAAGAGAACCCGTCGGGGAGGGGGAGAGTTATACTATCTGATTTATCCTCTGGCACTGAGAATATACCTGTTTGCCTTGTTAATGATGTTGACAATGAGAAAGGACCCACTCATTTCACATATATCACtaaggttaaatatttaaaaccAATCAGCTTAATGAAACCATTACAAGGTTGCAAGTGCCAAAGCGTCTGTCTCCCTGGTGACATTAATTGCTCGTGCGCGCAACAAAATGAAGGCGACCTTCCCTATAGTTCTCTAGGGTTGCTTGTGAGCCGAAAGCCTCTTATTGCTGAATGTGGTTCTTCTTGTCAATGCTCTTTTAATTGTCGAAATAGAGTGACCCAAAAGGGAATTAGGCTTCACTTTGAGGTTTTTAAGACGCGGGATCGCGGTTGGGGCCTACGTTCGTGGGACCCGATCCGGGCCGGTACATTTATTTGTGAATATACGGGCGAACTTATTGATGAGGTTAGAGTGGACATGAACGATGAGGAAGATGATTATATCTTTCAAACAGCATATCTTGGCGAAAAGACTTCAAGATGGAATCGTGGGACCGAGTTATTGGGTGAACCAAGTACGAATGAATCAACGGAAGCCCAGAATTTGTTACCCATTACCATAACTGCAAAAAGTATGGGCAATATCGCACGTTTTATGAACCATAGTTGCTCACCTAATGTGTTATGGCAGCCGGTATTACATGATCATGGTGATGAAGGGCATGCACATATAATGTTCTTTGCGCTCAAGCACATTCCTCCCATGACCGAATTGACTTACGATTATGGTGTGAGTGGCAGTAATGATGAGAGAATAGGTGGTTTTGGCTCCCGCAGAGCTAAGAAGTGCTTATGTGCATCACCAAATTGTCGCGGATTTTTCGGTTAATCCTTTCACAGGATTGACGACTATAATTTGTGCATTAACTTATATCTGGtatttcttttacttcttttttctgGTAATGTTGTTACAAATAATGATCTTCTATGCCTTGAACTTTCTATCTGTAGATTATAAGCCGTACAGTTCCTAAAGCTATTGCTATTGATCCTTTAGaatttttctagaaatttaGTTCTTTTTATTGCTTGACGTAAAATAGATAGTGTATTTGCTTGTCTTTTGTTGAATCTTTTTCACGGCTTGATAGATAATACTATTATGTAGCACTGTTCTTGCTTCCTTCTATTTCTGTAGTTCAACCCATTTGGTTTCTTGTTAACCAAGCAATACTTACTTTTTTTTCATGTTCTAGTAGTTATTTCTAAGTGATACCAATAATCAAGCAATCTTAAATTTTTTCTAGTTCGTGACCTCTTTTGGTTAGTCTGATTCAATGTTAGTCTGGATCAATTAATTTCGCAGAAAGAATTCAATTCTGCGATATCGTGTACATAACCATTCACTTTTACCGTTCAATCTCTTCATCCTTGAAGCTTAAACCGGGCCTACTGTACTTTGATACtccaaaatgaaaaataatcaTTCCCGTTTTAGGTCGGTCTTAACTGTTTATGGTAAAAAGTCTAGTAAAGTAAGCTTCTCTGATTTGGTAAGTTTGTGAGAGCATTTGAGCACTCGGAATAGTTACTTCGGAAGTAATATCTTATAAACATGTATAAACAAGAGGATATTCTCCAATATTCATATATTTGGAGAAATCTCTTCTATCACCGCATTTTGTGCCAGAGTCTTCTTTCAGATACAAACATCGGCAATTTGTAATTGAATTGTGTGTGCATATGCTAGCTAATCTTGAATAGCATATTTCTCCCCGGATTTCATCTCTTTTTTCTGTGCTAGTGGTAATTATATATACTTGTCATCTGCCTCTTTGCAAAACAACATATTTACTCTATGACGgcttagaaaattaaaatgattatttttgtGCGTAGGATATCAAGCGCTTTATGTGTCTCGCTTTTTTGAGTGTTAATAACGACAAGAGATGCATACTTGACAGTTTAATTATAATTGTCTTactaattttggattttttttctctaccaGATTACTTTGCCTTCCTGAAACGACGGGGTTGTGATTTGTATGGTGACAAGAACAGTGAGATGGCGCATAATCATTTGCAACACTGGATATCAAGTTATTGGTAGATTGCACTTGTTGTACTCGAGCTTTCAAGTATTACAATTGGGTCCCGAAATTTTGTTTTCTATATCAGTCTTAGTCCTTTAAATATCTTTGTTAAAATGGGTGGTAGTATCTCCATAAACACCATGTAACTCCATCCAAGTGGTGATTATGTGGCAGTTAACTGGAAAATTTCCATTCATTATAACAAGCAAATTTATAGGAGTACTAAGATTGCAAAAGAACTCGAAGATAAGGGATGCAAATTGCAAAACTTGAAATGTTGAGAATCAAACTAAAATTTCGCTAATAGATCCTAACTTTAGGACTGTAGAATGTCCGAACCATGCAGGTATTCCTTAAATTATATGGTGACTTGTAGTTAAATTGGTGAAAACCATTAGGGCTTTTCGACAAAATTCGGGGCATGTTGTGCTTTAGGTTTCATGTAATTCCTGTTGTAGCTTTTCATTtgtgtttttttgtttctttcagtTCCATGTAGGTGATCCAAACTTTCATAGTTTAGCAAAATTTGTGGCTTGTGTATCATGTATGGATTTCTCTTTTCCGTTCTAAATATGTAAAACTTTATATGGTAGTAGTGtatttttagtttctttttctttttctttccctcttttCACAGGTAAAAacgtttctctctcttttttttctttattttttttttccttttattctcTCCATCCAAACAGAGTATAAATGATTATCTCAAAGAGGAAAGAAATAGTTGTCTTTCTCCAAGCAGATGAGAATTTCTCGCAGGTTTaaatttcattaatattttattaaacctGCAGGTTTAATTTCTCCATTAGTGGTGAATGGAGACATGCACTGTGATGCTAAGTAAATAAGACAAGTcattattattttgatagagTAAAATGCTTTTTGCCCTTCTATTTGCTTGCTTGTAAATGGCATTTTAAAATACTAGTTACtgtaaaatatatctttttcttttttaattatgtatttCTATATATCCATAGCACCATTTTCGTACTAAATGGTCCGACGCATATGCTGCAATTAATTGCGCGTGTAA
Protein-coding regions in this window:
- the LOC109718622 gene encoding histone-lysine N-methyltransferase, H3 lysine-9 specific SUVH1-like is translated as MGRHPKNPQGSNQDALDVKPLRTLAPFFPAHLVFDNFNQSSNPPLVCITPFGPSSGDFGSPIPSNFSPPVPSFAAAQPQVTPVKRPRGRPPKIASNGSNGPIKATPISAFHTPPSFTEMDEEDESIFVTETSSRGRKIKRPSRLGSSSAERSDSAKVKKVKPLKPVRKVPENEIAALRVSYNDPRENVEAIMMIFDALRRRLLQLDESSNLNGRQDLKAGAIMLANDLKANAGKRIGPVPGVEVGDIFYFRMEMCIIGLHAPSMAGIDYMTAKFDNQDDPVAICIVSSGGYENEEDDVDFLIYTGQGGSTKNEDQKLERGNLALERSLYRKNQIRVVRSAKDPNCQTGKIYYYDGLYKIQNSWKEKAKSGINVFKYKLLREPGQPEGLAVWKMTQKWKENPSGRGRVILSDLSSGTENIPVCLVNDVDNEKGPTHFTYITKVKYLKPISLMKPLQGCKCQSVCLPGDINCSCAQQNEGDLPYSSLGLLVSRKPLIAECGSSCQCSFNCRNRVTQKGIRLHFEVFKTRDRGWGLRSWDPIRAGTFICEYTGELIDEVRVDMNDEEDDYIFQTAYLGEKTSRWNRGTELLGEPSTNESTEAQNLLPITITAKSMGNIARFMNHSCSPNVLWQPVLHDHGDEGHAHIMFFALKHIPPMTELTYDYGVSGSNDERIGGFGSRRAKKCLCASPNCRGFFG